A stretch of DNA from Prochlorococcus marinus str. SB:
TATTACTTAAATCGTTCTTCTCATCGATTATAAAAGCTATTCCACCAGTCATGCCCGCACCAATATTCCTTCCTGTGGAACCTAGAATAACTACTTTTCCACCAGTCATGTATTCACAACAATGATCACCTGCTCCTTCTGTTACCGCTGTAGCACCACTATTTCTTACTGCAAATCTTTCTCCCGATTTTCCTAATGCAAACAATTTCCCACCTGTTGCTCCATAAAGACAAGTGTTTCCTAAAATAACCTGTTCGGAGGAAGTTTTTTCTATTTTTGGTGGAATTATTGTGAGTATTCCTCCATTCATTCCTTTACAAACATAATCATTTGCTTCTCCGATTAATTGAACATTCATTCCCTTCAATAAAAAGGCACCAAAGCTTTGTCCTGCATATCCTTTGAAATTTAAGTTGAGTTCGCCATTGAAGCCAGTGTTGCCGTGAAGTTCTGCGATTTCGCCTGATATTTTCGCGCAAACACTTCTATCTGTATTTTTTATCTCAATTTCTTTGGTTAATATTGCATGATTTTTAATTGAATCTATAAATTCAGTATCAGACAAAAACTCGTCTTCTAATACAGAACCATTACTATGGGCAGTTTTTGAATGTTTTAACCATGATCTATCAGGGGTTGAGTCTTTATTTACTAAAGAAGAGAGATCAATATTAGAAGTTTTTGGAAGATCGATATTTCTTGCAGAAAGAAATTCTTTATTACCAATCAGTTCTTCCATATTAGAAACACCGATACTACTCATTATCTGTCTTACTTCTTCAGCAATATACAAGAAAAAATTGACAACATTTTCTGGAATACCTTTAAATCTTTTTCTTAATTCTTCTTTTTGAGTGGCAACTCCAACAGGACATTTGTTTGTATGACAAACCCGAGCCATTATGCATCCTTCAGCAATCATCGCTACAGAACCAAAACCGTATTCTTCAGCACCTAGTAAAGCTGCAATAACTACGTCCCAGCCTGTTTTAAGACCTCCATCAGTTCTCAAAATTACCCTTTCGCGTAAGTTATTCTCTAAGAGAGATTTATGAACCTCAGCAACACCTAGTTCCCATGGTAAACCTGCATGTTTAATAGAACTCAGGGGTGAAGCACCTGTACCTCCGTCATGGCCTGATATTTGAATTACATCTGCATTAGCTTTGCTTACTCCAGCAGCGATAGTGCCTATACCAATTTCAGAAACTAATTTAACGCTTACTTTTGCTTTTGGATGAACTTGGTGTAAGTCGTGGATAAGTTGAGCTAAATCTTCAATTGAATAAATATCATGATGCGGGGGAGGAGATATTAAAGCTACTCCAGGTTTACTATTTCTTAGTTTTGCGATGTAAGAATCAACTTTTGGACCAGGTAATTGTCCCCCCTCACCGGGTTTTGCACCTTGAGCCATTTTAATTTCGAGTTGTTTACCACTTCTTAGATATTCAGGTGTAACTCCAAATCTTCCTGATGCTATTTGTTTAATAGCTGAGCATGCGGTGTCTCCATTCTCTAAGCCTTTAATAAATGGTAACGTCGCTGACTGAGTATTTTCATCGATATCATTTAAAATATTAAAACGAGCTGGATCTTCTCCCCCTTCTCCACTATTACTTTTTCCACCAATTCTATTCATTGCAACAGCTAAAACTTCATGCGCTTCTCTGGACAAGGCACCTAAACTCATTCCTCCAGTACAGAACCTTTTGCAAATTGATTCAACACTTTCAACTTCCTCTAATGGAATCTTTTTTCTTGTTGAATTAATTGTTAGTAAATCTCTAAGAGATGTTGTCGGTCTATTACTAATAAGTTTTTTGTAAGTTTCAAAATGATCGTATTCTGGTCCTTGCTTTACAGCTGAATGTAAAACTTTGGACATCTCTGGGTTATTGGAATGATATTCTCCATTATTTCTAAATTGTACAAATCCTAAAAATTCTAATTTCTTTAAATCGATCTCTGGATAGGCTTTCGTATGTATCGAAAGTGTTTCATTAGTTAATTCTTTTAATGTTATGCCAGCGATACGACTTGTTGTACCATCAAAAGCAATTTTTATTAAGTCAGATCCAAGGCCTACAGCTTCAAAAATTTGTGCACCATGGTAACTAGATAAAAGTGAGATGCCAATTTTTGAGAGAATTTTTCTTAGACCGTCTTCTAAAGCTTTTTTAATATTTTCTTGAACATCAACTATTGATAATGGATTTATTTTTTTGCTATCAATGAGTTTTTGTGTTTTTGGATGTTTTAACCAGTGTCTACCTGCTTCGAAGGTCAACCAAGGGCAAACTGCACTTGCTCCATAGCCTATTAAACAAGCTAAGTGATGTGTGCTCCAACATTGACCAGTCTCAATTATTAGAGAAGCTTTTAGTCTGATTTCTTTTTTAAGAAGATAATGATGAATTGCTCCAACAGCAAGTAAGGGAGGTATAAAAGTCTTTTTAGGATTAATTCCCTTATCTGAAATGATAATTAAAGAGCAACCTTCTTTTATAAAAAGCTCACTTTGTTTACAGATTGCTTTTAATTGGTTCTCTAAGCCTTGAATACCTTCCTCTAAATCAAACAAACTTGAAATTGTCTGAGATTTAATTTTTGATTTTTTGATGGAAATGAGTTCTTCCTCATTAAGAATCGGACTTTGTAAATGAACAAAGGGTTTAGCATCTTTAATTTCAAATGGTGTACATCTTTCTCCTAGATGCATCTCTAAACTCATTACAAGTTTTTCTCTCAGAGGGTCAATAGGAGGATTAGTAACTTGCGCAAATCTTTGCTTAAAGTAGTCATATAAAATATGTGGCTTAGATGAGAGAACTGCTAATGGGATGTCGTCGCCCATGCAATAAGTAGGCTCTTTAGCTAATGAAGCCATTGAATCTAAGATAAGGTCATTATCTTCCGCTGAAAAACCGTATGCAGTTTGTTGCTGCAACAACTCAAGGTCTTTAAGTTTGCAGTCTTTAACCCATTCATTATTTTCAATTTTAATAGTTCTATTACTTAGAAGATTTTTATAATCATGCCTTTGAGCGGCTTCAGATTTTACTTCCCAATTTCTTAGGATTCTATTCTGATGAAAATCAACTGCCAGCATTTGTCCCGGTCCTAATCGGCCTTTTTCTATTACTCTTTCTTCTTCAAGATCTACTACTCCTGTTTCAGAACC
This window harbors:
- the gltB gene encoding glutamate synthase large subunit, which translates into the protein MGESIKRIVGPYQDSYSPNGIIGEKDACGVGFIANIKGVESNWILKQSLKGLNCMEHRGGCGGDSDSGDGAGILCSIPWGYLEEEINLKNNQAFNRGLGMVFMPNKKEKIEVCKSICDQEAEKLKVNKTSWRKVPVNNEILGPLAKANAPFICQWILYVDKKDHQDVERLLFQLRKRIEKKIRETFKNDVGHCEFYFASLSSQTVVYKGMVRSEILSEFYQDLKEDSFKVSFSVYHRRFSTNTLPKWPLAQPMRFLGHNGEINTLLGNINWAKASETHIDDFWEELSNEIKPIVDVNKSDSSNLDATLEINIRSGQPITDSLLKLVPEAFRDQPELEQREDIKAFYEYSASLQEAWDGPALLVFADGNFVGATLDRNGLRPARYSITDDGFVIMGSETGVVDLEEERVIEKGRLGPGQMLAVDFHQNRILRNWEVKSEAAQRHDYKNLLSNRTIKIENNEWVKDCKLKDLELLQQQTAYGFSAEDNDLILDSMASLAKEPTYCMGDDIPLAVLSSKPHILYDYFKQRFAQVTNPPIDPLREKLVMSLEMHLGERCTPFEIKDAKPFVHLQSPILNEEELISIKKSKIKSQTISSLFDLEEGIQGLENQLKAICKQSELFIKEGCSLIIISDKGINPKKTFIPPLLAVGAIHHYLLKKEIRLKASLIIETGQCWSTHHLACLIGYGASAVCPWLTFEAGRHWLKHPKTQKLIDSKKINPLSIVDVQENIKKALEDGLRKILSKIGISLLSSYHGAQIFEAVGLGSDLIKIAFDGTTSRIAGITLKELTNETLSIHTKAYPEIDLKKLEFLGFVQFRNNGEYHSNNPEMSKVLHSAVKQGPEYDHFETYKKLISNRPTTSLRDLLTINSTRKKIPLEEVESVESICKRFCTGGMSLGALSREAHEVLAVAMNRIGGKSNSGEGGEDPARFNILNDIDENTQSATLPFIKGLENGDTACSAIKQIASGRFGVTPEYLRSGKQLEIKMAQGAKPGEGGQLPGPKVDSYIAKLRNSKPGVALISPPPHHDIYSIEDLAQLIHDLHQVHPKAKVSVKLVSEIGIGTIAAGVSKANADVIQISGHDGGTGASPLSSIKHAGLPWELGVAEVHKSLLENNLRERVILRTDGGLKTGWDVVIAALLGAEEYGFGSVAMIAEGCIMARVCHTNKCPVGVATQKEELRKRFKGIPENVVNFFLYIAEEVRQIMSSIGVSNMEELIGNKEFLSARNIDLPKTSNIDLSSLVNKDSTPDRSWLKHSKTAHSNGSVLEDEFLSDTEFIDSIKNHAILTKEIEIKNTDRSVCAKISGEIAELHGNTGFNGELNLNFKGYAGQSFGAFLLKGMNVQLIGEANDYVCKGMNGGILTIIPPKIEKTSSEQVILGNTCLYGATGGKLFALGKSGERFAVRNSGATAVTEGAGDHCCEYMTGGKVVILGSTGRNIGAGMTGGIAFIIDEKNDLSNKVNKEIVSIHKITSLKQEDILLEIIREYVSKTNSLKAAKIIENWSYYRNIFKLIVPPSEEDMLGIKKM